A portion of the Adhaeribacter radiodurans genome contains these proteins:
- a CDS encoding MIP/aquaporin family protein, which produces MSPFTAELFGTMFVILLGNGVVANVLLKGTKGYNSGWLVITTGWALAVFTGVVVAAPYSGAHLNPVVTLALAIAGKFNWDQVGMFILAQMLGAMLGALLVWLLYKSHFDNTEDPLLQLAAFSTSPAIRHPWANLFSEAVGTFVLIFVIFYVTNPEMGTDKTPIGMGSLGAIPVAFLVWGIGLSLGGPTGYAINPARDLGPRIVHALIPIKNKCHSDWRYAWVPVAGPVLGACVAAILYLQLK; this is translated from the coding sequence ATGTCCCCATTTACGGCTGAATTATTCGGAACCATGTTTGTGATTTTATTGGGCAACGGCGTGGTAGCTAACGTATTATTGAAAGGAACCAAAGGGTATAATAGTGGCTGGCTGGTAATTACTACTGGTTGGGCTTTAGCGGTTTTTACCGGCGTAGTGGTGGCTGCTCCTTACAGTGGAGCGCATTTAAACCCGGTAGTTACCTTAGCTTTGGCTATTGCGGGTAAGTTTAACTGGGATCAGGTAGGTATGTTTATTTTGGCACAGATGCTGGGTGCTATGCTGGGTGCACTGTTAGTGTGGCTGCTTTATAAATCTCATTTTGATAACACCGAAGATCCTTTATTACAACTGGCGGCTTTTAGTACCAGTCCGGCTATCCGGCATCCCTGGGCTAATTTGTTCAGCGAAGCAGTGGGTACTTTTGTGTTAATTTTTGTAATTTTTTACGTTACTAACCCTGAAATGGGCACCGATAAAACGCCTATTGGAATGGGGTCTTTAGGAGCAATTCCGGTTGCTTTCCTGGTTTGGGGAATTGGCTTAAGTTTAGGCGGTCCTACCGGTTACGCCATTAACCCAGCGCGCGACTTAGGGCCAAGAATTGTACATGCGCTCATTCCTATCAAAAATAAATGCCACAGCGATTGGCGCTACGCCTGGGTTCCTGTTGCTGGTCCGGTACTAGGGGCTTGTGTAGCTGCTATTCTGTATTTGCAGTTAAAATAA
- the glpK gene encoding glycerol kinase GlpK produces MKEYILAFDQGTTSSRAIVFNRQGQIVSLAQKEFKQIYPQPGWVEHDPSEIWSTQVGVAAEAISKAGLQATDIAAIGITNQRETTVVWDRQTGKVLYNAIVWQDRRTAEFCDDLKLRGYEELIRQKTGLVIDAYFSATKIYWILANVPGAREKADAGQLAFGTIDSWLIWNMTGRQVHVTDVTNASRTLLYNIHTLSWDEELLDLFQIPASMLPEVRSSSEVVGETSAAMFATRIPIAGIAGDQQAALFGQMCTQPGMVKNTYGTGCFMLMNIGDKPIISTHKLVTTIAWKINGQVNYALEGSIFIAGAVVQWLRDGLGLISTSAEVEDLAGAVTNSEGVYMVPAFAGLGAPHWNQHARGTIVGMTRGTTSAHLARAALESIAFQTREVLKAMEADASVKIAELRVDGGATVNNLLMQFQANILGAQVVRPEITEVTASGAAYLAGLAVGFWSGINDIQQQWQVERRFEPEPGFYSDEMVKGWKRAVKAAKAWAEDDDHEDHF; encoded by the coding sequence ATGAAAGAATATATCTTAGCCTTTGACCAAGGTACTACCAGTTCACGAGCCATTGTATTTAACCGACAAGGACAAATTGTTTCCCTGGCTCAGAAAGAATTTAAGCAAATATATCCTCAGCCGGGTTGGGTAGAGCATGATCCAAGCGAAATTTGGTCGACGCAGGTGGGCGTTGCGGCCGAAGCAATATCTAAAGCTGGCCTACAGGCAACGGATATTGCTGCTATTGGCATTACTAACCAACGGGAAACCACTGTAGTTTGGGACCGGCAAACGGGTAAAGTATTGTACAATGCCATTGTGTGGCAAGATCGGCGCACGGCAGAATTCTGCGACGATTTAAAGTTAAGGGGTTACGAAGAATTAATACGGCAAAAAACGGGATTGGTAATTGATGCCTATTTTTCGGCTACTAAGATTTATTGGATATTGGCGAATGTGCCCGGCGCCCGCGAAAAAGCAGATGCCGGTCAGTTAGCCTTTGGAACGATCGATTCCTGGTTAATCTGGAATATGACAGGCCGGCAGGTTCACGTAACCGATGTAACCAATGCTTCGCGCACGCTCTTATATAATATTCATACGCTTTCCTGGGACGAAGAATTGTTAGATTTGTTTCAAATACCTGCCAGTATGTTGCCTGAGGTAAGATCGTCGAGTGAAGTAGTAGGAGAAACCAGTGCGGCTATGTTTGCTACCCGCATTCCTATTGCGGGTATTGCCGGCGACCAGCAAGCGGCTTTATTCGGGCAGATGTGTACCCAGCCAGGTATGGTAAAAAATACGTATGGTACCGGTTGTTTTATGCTCATGAACATTGGCGATAAACCCATTATTTCTACCCATAAACTGGTAACTACTATTGCCTGGAAAATTAATGGGCAGGTAAACTACGCTTTAGAAGGCAGTATTTTTATTGCCGGGGCGGTAGTTCAATGGCTGCGCGATGGCCTGGGTCTCATTTCTACTTCGGCGGAAGTAGAGGATTTGGCTGGTGCGGTTACCAATAGCGAAGGGGTATATATGGTGCCGGCATTTGCCGGTTTAGGGGCGCCTCACTGGAATCAACACGCGCGGGGCACTATCGTCGGGATGACGCGCGGTACCACTTCTGCTCACCTGGCCCGGGCCGCTCTGGAAAGCATTGCGTTTCAAACCCGCGAGGTATTAAAAGCTATGGAGGCAGATGCTAGTGTAAAAATTGCTGAATTGCGCGTAGATGGTGGGGCTACGGTTAATAATTTATTAATGCAGTTTCAGGCCAATATTTTAGGTGCGCAGGTAGTTCGCCCTGAAATTACTGAAGTTACTGCCAGTGGTGCTGCCTACCTAGCTGGGTTGGCAGTTGGCTTTTGGTCAGGCATAAACGATATTCAGCAACAATGGCAAGTAGAGCGGCGCTTTGAGCCGGAACCTGGTTTTTATTCAGATGAAATGGTAAAAGGCTGGAAACGGGCGGTAAAAGCAGCTAAAGCCTGGGCCGAAGACGATGATCACGAGGACCATTTTTAA
- a CDS encoding InlB B-repeat-containing protein has protein sequence MNYKLTWFLLFFISSVTAKAQIDITQAITHAQNQTKLIIQEVGQAQTPTQPDLLLPRSLTSTNELKLIPAKDWTSGFFPGNLWFLYEYTQDPYWLTQAQSFTSLLAPEQFNTETHDVGFKIYSSYGAGYRLTQSASYRNVIIQAAKSLATRFNPKVGCIQSWDSSNKWPFPVIIDNLMNLELLFAATRLTGDSTFYRIADSHAATTLKNHFRADYSSWHVVDYDPVTGQVRQKNTHQGYSDQSAWARGQAWGLYGYTMCYRETKNPIYLIHAQRIASFILNHPRLPTDLVPYWDYDAPLIPNEPRDASAAAIMASALYELSTYSSQGSTYRAAADKIVTSLANLYTSPKGENRGFILLHSTGHKPAHSEIDAPLIYADYYYLEALLRKKETNIAPQLNGISNRTINVGQNLSFTATTSDANANQIKTYSLVNAPAGATIHSATGAFSWTPTQAGTFTFFVQVTDNGSPMLADVQAVTITVTPIPTYTLTVTTIGSGTVTKSPNQASYTSGSTVTLTATPASGFQFTGWSDDAAGTTNPLPVSMTSNKTIVAQFTAVAGQQVVSFNLINADSNQPISTITNNFVLNLVNLPDNLNIQAITNPTTVGSVVFNLSGAQVWNSTESRVPYTLFGDSGSSSNVWVPVPGNYTLTATPYSAPNGGGTAGTPLIIPFSMINSVASSALAHITAYPTPTSNGYIQVNQIIPWEGKITYILKSTTGAQLTTGEINLTEPTNTLKFDFSSQMSASGVYYLQIVTEKQKSSVVLMRL, from the coding sequence ATGAATTACAAGCTTACCTGGTTTTTGTTATTTTTTATTTCGTCGGTAACCGCTAAGGCGCAGATAGATATAACTCAGGCTATTACACATGCGCAAAATCAAACTAAACTTATTATACAGGAAGTAGGACAGGCTCAAACTCCCACCCAGCCCGACTTATTGTTACCTCGTTCTCTTACCTCTACCAACGAACTAAAACTTATTCCGGCCAAAGACTGGACCAGCGGCTTTTTTCCGGGTAATTTATGGTTTTTGTATGAATATACACAGGATCCTTATTGGTTAACCCAAGCTCAATCTTTTACTTCGCTGCTGGCGCCGGAGCAATTTAATACCGAAACCCACGATGTAGGTTTTAAAATTTACAGCAGTTATGGAGCGGGCTATCGTTTAACCCAATCGGCCTCGTATCGCAATGTTATTATTCAGGCGGCAAAATCATTAGCTACTCGCTTTAACCCAAAGGTAGGCTGTATACAATCCTGGGATTCTTCCAATAAATGGCCTTTTCCGGTTATCATTGATAACCTGATGAACCTGGAATTACTATTTGCCGCTACCCGTTTAACCGGAGACTCTACTTTCTATCGCATTGCGGATAGTCATGCTGCTACAACGCTTAAAAACCACTTCCGGGCCGATTACAGTTCCTGGCACGTTGTCGATTACGACCCTGTGACCGGGCAAGTCCGCCAGAAAAACACCCATCAAGGTTATAGCGATCAATCAGCCTGGGCGCGGGGGCAAGCCTGGGGATTGTACGGCTACACTATGTGCTACCGCGAAACTAAAAACCCCATTTACTTAATTCATGCGCAGAGAATTGCCTCTTTCATTTTAAATCATCCCCGCTTACCCACCGATTTAGTACCTTATTGGGATTATGATGCGCCGCTTATTCCGAATGAACCCCGCGATGCTTCGGCTGCCGCAATAATGGCTTCGGCTCTTTACGAATTAAGTACATATAGTTCTCAAGGAAGTACTTACCGGGCTGCTGCAGATAAGATAGTAACCAGTCTGGCTAATTTATATACTTCACCAAAAGGAGAAAATCGGGGCTTTATTTTACTACACAGTACTGGCCACAAACCTGCTCATAGTGAGATAGATGCACCCTTAATTTATGCTGATTATTACTATTTGGAAGCCCTTTTGCGCAAGAAAGAAACAAATATTGCCCCGCAATTAAATGGTATTAGTAATCGAACTATAAACGTTGGTCAGAATTTAAGTTTTACAGCTACAACATCCGATGCCAATGCCAATCAGATTAAAACTTATTCATTAGTAAATGCTCCGGCAGGCGCTACTATTCATTCGGCCACCGGAGCATTTAGCTGGACACCTACTCAAGCCGGAACATTTACATTTTTCGTTCAGGTAACCGATAACGGCTCGCCTATGTTAGCGGATGTGCAGGCAGTTACCATAACTGTTACTCCTATTCCAACTTATACTTTAACGGTAACTACAATAGGTAGCGGTACAGTAACAAAAAGCCCCAATCAGGCCAGCTACACTAGTGGCAGTACAGTTACATTAACCGCTACTCCTGCCTCTGGTTTTCAATTTACCGGTTGGAGCGATGATGCCGCCGGCACTACTAATCCGCTCCCGGTAAGCATGACCAGTAATAAAACTATTGTAGCTCAATTTACAGCGGTAGCCGGGCAGCAAGTAGTTAGCTTTAACTTAATAAATGCCGATTCTAATCAGCCAATAAGTACCATTACGAATAATTTTGTTTTGAACCTGGTCAACTTACCCGATAATCTAAACATCCAGGCCATTACTAATCCAACAACAGTAGGTAGTGTAGTATTTAACTTAAGCGGTGCCCAAGTATGGAATTCTACTGAATCGAGAGTGCCATATACTTTATTCGGGGATTCTGGCAGCAGTTCTAACGTCTGGGTACCTGTTCCTGGGAATTATACGTTAACCGCAACCCCTTACTCAGCACCAAATGGTGGAGGAACGGCTGGTACCCCGTTAATTATTCCTTTTAGTATGATAAATAGCGTAGCTTCTAGCGCTCTTGCGCATATAACAGCATATCCTACTCCTACTAGCAACGGCTATATTCAAGTAAATCAAATAATACCGTGGGAAGGTAAAATAACGTATATTCTTAAATCAACCACTGGTGCTCAATTAACTACTGGCGAAATCAACTTAACTGAACCGACAAACACTTTAAAATTTGATTTCTCGAGTCAAATGTCGGCGAGTGGCGTTTATTATCTACAAATTGTAACGGAGAAGCAAAAAAGTAGTGTGGTTTTAATGCGGCTGTAA
- a CDS encoding aldose epimerase family protein, which produces MKKEVFGKTPEGTEVNLYTLTNQNGITVQIINYGAIITSIITPDRNGQAGDVVLGFDNLKDYLAEHPYFGAVAGRCANRIAKGKFTLNGKEYTLAINNGPNHLHGGLKGFDKKVWEATEIPTQNALKLTYTSKDGEEGYPGNLTVSVTYTLTNENELKIDYEATTDKATPINLTNHSYFNLAAGQAEDVLNHEVVIYADRYTIVDEDLIPTGELPLVAGTAMDFSVPHTIGSRISQVAGNGYDHNYVLNNSQNGKLGLAAVVHEPQTDRVMEVYTTQPGVQFYSGNFLNGSLTGKGHVYKKHYGFCLETQHFPDSPNQPEFPSAILNPGETFQQSTIYKFSVQKNNLK; this is translated from the coding sequence ATGAAAAAAGAAGTCTTTGGTAAAACCCCAGAAGGTACGGAAGTAAATCTGTATACTCTTACCAACCAAAATGGTATAACCGTGCAAATTATTAATTACGGTGCTATTATTACCTCCATTATTACTCCTGATAGAAATGGGCAAGCTGGCGATGTAGTATTAGGTTTCGATAATTTAAAAGATTACCTGGCGGAGCACCCTTATTTTGGGGCAGTTGCAGGACGATGCGCTAACCGGATTGCCAAAGGTAAATTTACCTTAAATGGTAAAGAATATACTTTAGCCATAAACAATGGTCCTAATCATTTACACGGCGGTTTAAAAGGGTTTGATAAGAAAGTGTGGGAAGCAACAGAAATACCTACGCAAAATGCTTTAAAGCTAACATACACCAGTAAAGACGGGGAAGAAGGTTATCCGGGCAATTTAACGGTTTCCGTTACGTATACTCTTACCAACGAAAACGAATTAAAGATTGATTACGAAGCTACTACGGATAAAGCTACTCCAATTAACTTAACCAATCATAGTTATTTTAATTTAGCTGCGGGCCAGGCCGAAGATGTTCTAAACCACGAGGTAGTAATTTATGCTGACCGGTATACCATTGTAGATGAAGATTTAATTCCTACCGGTGAGTTACCTTTAGTAGCAGGTACAGCCATGGATTTTTCTGTACCACATACCATTGGTTCCCGTATTTCTCAGGTAGCGGGCAATGGTTACGATCATAATTATGTGCTCAATAATAGCCAAAACGGAAAGTTAGGATTGGCTGCTGTTGTTCATGAACCTCAAACAGATCGGGTAATGGAGGTGTATACCACGCAGCCTGGCGTACAATTTTATTCTGGTAATTTCTTGAATGGCTCGTTAACCGGCAAAGGTCATGTTTATAAAAAACATTACGGTTTTTGCCTGGAAACACAACACTTCCCCGATTCGCCTAACCAACCTGAGTTTCCTTCTGCTATTCTAAACCCAGGTGAAACCTTTCAACAATCTACTATTTATAAATTTTCGGTACAAAAGAACAACCTGAAATAA
- a CDS encoding Kelch repeat-containing protein → MKKKITVVSGLLLISLVCFSFYSKIMASWKAVTPENLPLPRHENAFARVGDSFYLLGGRQIKPVERYDTKTNRWEKRAAPPLEMSHFQAITFKDEIYVVGAFTGGYPHETPIPRIYIYNPKQDAWREGPEIPADRRRGSAGVTVYQNKIYVVCGITDGHWDGQVSWFDEYNPATNTWRKLPDAPRTRDHVSVAVADNQLVVAGGRRSTARVDSVLNTTIAQVDVFDFKTNKWRTAPASQNIPTQRAGCTAVPLGNKVIIMGGESPQLVSHNETEAFDVKTNTWQKLAPMQTGRHGTQAVVYQNKIFIAAGSGNHGGGPELNSMEVME, encoded by the coding sequence ATGAAAAAGAAAATTACCGTGGTTTCCGGATTACTGCTTATTAGTTTGGTATGCTTTAGCTTTTACAGCAAAATAATGGCATCCTGGAAAGCGGTTACTCCGGAAAACTTACCTTTACCCCGGCACGAAAATGCCTTTGCCCGCGTGGGAGATTCCTTTTACCTGCTGGGTGGTAGGCAAATAAAACCCGTTGAGCGATACGATACCAAGACCAATCGTTGGGAAAAACGGGCAGCTCCGCCCTTAGAAATGAGCCATTTTCAGGCAATAACTTTTAAAGACGAGATTTATGTGGTAGGCGCTTTTACGGGTGGCTATCCGCACGAAACGCCCATTCCGCGCATTTATATTTACAATCCCAAGCAAGATGCCTGGCGAGAAGGACCCGAAATCCCGGCAGATCGGCGGCGCGGTTCGGCTGGTGTAACGGTTTACCAGAACAAGATTTATGTAGTTTGCGGTATTACCGATGGTCATTGGGATGGCCAGGTAAGCTGGTTTGATGAATACAACCCCGCCACCAATACCTGGCGAAAACTACCCGATGCCCCCCGAACCCGCGACCACGTTTCAGTAGCCGTAGCCGATAACCAATTAGTAGTAGCGGGAGGCCGTCGGTCTACTGCCCGCGTTGATTCGGTACTGAATACGACTATTGCCCAGGTAGACGTGTTTGATTTTAAAACGAATAAATGGCGTACTGCTCCGGCATCTCAAAATATTCCAACGCAGCGCGCTGGTTGTACGGCGGTTCCTTTGGGCAATAAGGTTATTATTATGGGTGGGGAAAGTCCGCAGTTGGTGTCGCATAACGAAACTGAAGCCTTTGATGTGAAAACCAATACCTGGCAAAAATTAGCTCCTATGCAAACCGGACGGCATGGCACGCAAGCGGTAGTTTATCAGAACAAAATATTTATTGCGGCCGGTTCGGGTAATCACGGAGGTGGCCCGGAACTGAATTCAATGGAAGTAATGGAGTAA
- a CDS encoding glycoside hydrolase family 43 protein, which translates to MKNLNKVSFIFLLQMVLWLPFSSLVALAQEKTFTNPLVAEGPDPWAYKHTDGNYYFMSTGGNKLSIWKSKNLSGIKQASPKVVWIPPATGPNSKDIWAPEIHFLDGKWYIYYTATDKQNPGDKTRYVFVLENSGDDPLTGTWLDKGKVNTNYSGLDGSVFEHRGKRYFMYSAYVGPQSRLFIAEMKNPWTISAKQVEIAKPTFAWEKFNDREILEGPQFLKGKKGTVHIIYSASACWDDNYALGMLTAIDESDLLPEAAWQKSPEPVFKASKENSVYGPGHNSFTKSPDGKEDWIVYHAKSMANGECSGRSTRIQKFTWKTDGIPDFGTPLSTATLIVKPSGE; encoded by the coding sequence ATGAAAAATTTGAATAAGGTAAGCTTTATTTTCTTGCTTCAGATGGTTCTTTGGCTTCCGTTTAGCAGTTTAGTTGCTTTAGCCCAGGAGAAAACGTTTACGAACCCGCTGGTGGCAGAAGGTCCCGATCCCTGGGCTTATAAACATACCGATGGCAATTATTATTTTATGTCAACCGGAGGGAATAAGCTCTCTATTTGGAAATCAAAAAACTTAAGCGGAATAAAACAAGCTAGTCCTAAAGTAGTCTGGATACCACCCGCTACCGGGCCGAATAGTAAGGATATATGGGCCCCCGAGATTCATTTCTTAGATGGTAAATGGTACATTTATTACACCGCCACCGATAAACAGAATCCGGGCGACAAAACGCGTTATGTTTTTGTACTAGAAAATTCAGGCGATGACCCACTTACCGGCACCTGGCTGGATAAAGGCAAAGTAAATACAAATTATTCCGGCTTAGATGGATCCGTATTTGAGCATCGGGGGAAACGCTATTTTATGTATTCGGCGTATGTTGGGCCACAGAGCCGGTTATTTATTGCCGAAATGAAAAACCCTTGGACCATTAGTGCAAAGCAAGTAGAAATTGCTAAACCCACCTTTGCCTGGGAAAAATTTAATGACCGCGAAATTTTGGAAGGACCACAATTTTTAAAAGGTAAAAAAGGTACGGTGCATATAATTTATTCGGCTAGCGCTTGCTGGGACGATAACTATGCTTTGGGCATGCTTACTGCCATTGATGAAAGCGATTTATTACCAGAGGCTGCCTGGCAGAAATCGCCGGAGCCGGTTTTTAAAGCTTCCAAAGAGAATAGTGTGTACGGTCCCGGTCATAATAGCTTCACAAAATCGCCGGATGGGAAAGAAGATTGGATTGTATACCACGCTAAATCGATGGCTAATGGCGAGTGCAGCGGCCGGAGTACCCGCATTCAGAAATTTACCTGGAAAACAGATGGCATCCCTGATTTTGGCACGCCTCTGTCAACAGCAACGCTTATAGTAAAACCTTCCGGCGAGTAA
- a CDS encoding family 43 glycosylhydrolase — translation MQHSLFTKSLFLLAAFIFCFLINSEVVWAQAGTAINSNPKVTYQNPVFNHDFPDPNLVQGTDGYYYAYSTQADWRKDNFGGPYVIPILRSKDLVNWEVVGPALAQKPDWKEQGGIWAPDAVYYKGKYYLYYSFSTWGDPNPGIGVAVADKPEGPFTDHGKLFLSKEVGVDNSIDAFFFEDKGTPYLIWGSFHGIYGIQLSGDGTQIKGEKFQMAGTDYEGSLIYKKGKFYYYLGSTGTCCEGEKSTYEVKVGRAKKFKGPYLDKNGKPLLENGGTRLLQKNVGTSGFVGPGHNGDIIQDKAGQTWMLYHGFRKDSPKTGRVMLLDKIKWQRKWPVMETGQPTITPQAAPVF, via the coding sequence ATGCAGCATTCTTTATTTACTAAATCTTTATTTTTACTAGCAGCATTTATTTTTTGCTTTTTAATAAATTCGGAAGTTGTATGGGCGCAGGCCGGAACGGCTATCAACAGCAATCCAAAAGTAACTTACCAGAATCCGGTTTTTAATCACGATTTTCCCGACCCCAATTTAGTGCAGGGGACAGACGGCTATTATTACGCTTATTCTACTCAAGCCGACTGGCGAAAAGATAATTTTGGCGGCCCTTACGTTATTCCTATTCTGCGTTCTAAAGATTTAGTAAATTGGGAAGTAGTTGGACCTGCGCTAGCTCAAAAACCAGATTGGAAAGAACAAGGTGGTATTTGGGCCCCTGATGCCGTTTATTACAAAGGCAAGTATTACCTGTATTATTCTTTTTCCACCTGGGGCGATCCCAATCCGGGCATTGGAGTGGCGGTAGCTGACAAACCCGAAGGTCCTTTTACCGATCATGGCAAACTGTTTTTGAGTAAAGAAGTAGGCGTGGATAATTCTATTGATGCCTTTTTCTTTGAAGATAAAGGTACTCCTTATTTAATCTGGGGAAGTTTTCACGGAATTTACGGCATCCAACTATCAGGAGACGGTACTCAGATAAAAGGTGAAAAATTTCAAATGGCGGGTACTGATTACGAAGGATCGCTGATTTATAAGAAAGGTAAATTTTATTACTATTTAGGGTCGACAGGTACCTGCTGCGAAGGCGAAAAAAGTACTTATGAAGTAAAGGTAGGGCGCGCTAAAAAATTTAAAGGTCCTTACTTAGATAAGAACGGCAAGCCGCTGCTGGAAAATGGTGGTACCCGCTTGTTGCAAAAAAATGTTGGAACTTCAGGTTTTGTTGGCCCGGGTCATAATGGCGATATTATTCAGGATAAAGCCGGCCAAACCTGGATGCTGTACCACGGGTTCAGAAAAGATAGCCCAAAAACCGGCAGAGTAATGCTACTTGATAAAATTAAATGGCAACGAAAATGGCCCGTAATGGAAACCGGACAACCTACTATTACTCCGCAAGCGGCACCGGTATTTTAG
- a CDS encoding carboxypeptidase-like regulatory domain-containing protein produces the protein MKTSLSKLVIFYLAALLAFTSCTEDDEPQPDNGAGANTVSGHVVDAQGKPLAGVKVRAENPSGYNIFVEGTTGTDGKYNLTLTSIGGWKIYAWKEVEYKGKIYHLRLGMPDDKDYDAFTPGEKGAVKNFVWKRSGRIPDRGTDIKNGFGFFGGSLLFVNVNSVVPAMNPGTKVTVTLTPTNSAKYLDGTPAVATDKIQKTFTIISGPDQNYYMGDIPVTEYHVSIESEQNGTRKQVFVGTNTAELYEWIEFDFDPASLSSGSYESGIQTPNNTPFYLGQKN, from the coding sequence ATGAAAACATCATTATCTAAACTTGTTATTTTTTATTTGGCTGCCCTGTTAGCCTTTACTTCTTGTACCGAAGATGACGAGCCTCAACCAGACAATGGAGCAGGCGCTAATACTGTAAGCGGCCACGTGGTAGATGCTCAAGGAAAACCTTTGGCGGGAGTAAAAGTAAGAGCCGAGAATCCGTCCGGTTACAACATTTTTGTGGAAGGAACTACCGGTACCGATGGAAAATACAATTTAACGTTAACCTCTATTGGCGGTTGGAAAATCTACGCCTGGAAAGAGGTGGAGTATAAAGGAAAAATTTACCATTTACGGTTAGGAATGCCCGATGATAAAGATTACGATGCTTTTACTCCCGGAGAGAAAGGAGCCGTTAAAAACTTTGTCTGGAAACGGAGCGGCCGCATTCCAGATCGGGGCACCGATATTAAAAATGGTTTTGGTTTCTTTGGCGGGTCGCTCTTATTCGTAAACGTGAATAGTGTAGTTCCAGCTATGAATCCGGGGACAAAGGTAACTGTTACCTTAACGCCTACCAACAGCGCCAAATACCTCGATGGCACTCCTGCTGTAGCTACCGATAAAATTCAGAAAACCTTTACTATAATCAGTGGGCCAGATCAAAATTATTACATGGGCGATATTCCAGTAACAGAATACCATGTATCCATTGAAAGTGAGCAGAATGGTACGAGAAAACAAGTATTTGTAGGTACAAATACAGCGGAACTATACGAATGGATTGAGTTTGATTTCGATCCGGCCTCTTTATCTTCCGGTTCCTACGAAAGTGGGATTCAAACACCCAACAATACGCCTTTTTATTTAGGACAGAAAAATTAA
- a CDS encoding c-type cytochrome gives MKKVTNYFKTAALAAVLLASSAAYAATGAPVQGSANLKGKALMDKSDCNACHQLEVKVVGPAFKDIAKKYKTDKTALNKLSDKIIKGGAGSWGDIPMAPHPQISKADATEMVKYILSLAPAGTTGKPAAKKS, from the coding sequence ATGAAAAAAGTGACCAATTATTTTAAGACTGCTGCTTTAGCCGCAGTGCTATTAGCTTCGTCGGCGGCTTACGCGGCAACTGGCGCACCGGTACAAGGCTCGGCTAACTTAAAAGGTAAGGCCCTGATGGATAAAAGTGATTGTAATGCCTGCCATCAGTTAGAAGTAAAAGTAGTAGGCCCTGCTTTTAAGGATATTGCTAAAAAATATAAAACTGATAAAACTGCCTTAAACAAGCTATCTGATAAAATTATTAAAGGTGGCGCTGGTAGCTGGGGTGATATTCCAATGGCTCCGCACCCACAAATTTCTAAAGCTGATGCTACAGAAATGGTTAAATATATTTTGTCGTTAGCACCAGCGGGAACAACCGGTAAACCTGCAGCCAAGAAAAGCTAA